A stretch of the Methylacidiphilum caldifontis genome encodes the following:
- a CDS encoding arsenate reductase ArsC, whose protein sequence is MITPIKVLFLCTGNSARSIMAEAMLRHYGKDRYLAFSAGSSPKGEVHPLALETLKEHGISCDALRSKSLQEILSSNCPTIDYVITVCSNAAKEACPLFPKKALVEHWDLADPAAVEGPLSLRKEAFENTFKELHQKIHSFLLNS, encoded by the coding sequence ATGATTACACCTATAAAAGTCCTCTTTTTATGCACGGGCAACTCCGCTAGGTCGATTATGGCTGAAGCAATGCTGCGCCATTATGGTAAAGACCGTTACCTTGCTTTCAGTGCTGGCAGCAGTCCCAAGGGAGAAGTTCATCCCCTGGCCTTGGAAACGTTAAAAGAGCATGGAATTTCTTGCGATGCACTTCGGAGCAAATCCTTGCAGGAAATTTTGTCATCAAACTGCCCGACAATAGATTATGTCATAACGGTTTGTTCGAATGCTGCAAAAGAAGCCTGTCCTTTATTTCCCAAAAAAGCTTTAGTTGAACATTGGGATCTAGCTGATCCAGCAGCTGTTGAAGGGCCGTTAAGCTTAAGAAAAGAAGCTTTTGAGAATACATTTAAAGAATTACACCAAAAAATTCATTCTTTTTTATTAAACTCCTAA
- a CDS encoding N-acetylmuramoyl-L-alanine amidase-like domain-containing protein: protein MGVSQKKTVFFLLLILTFAFRESYGNIFLPPSRVFVGKEKFEQLIKLAKEKDWASLPLGERIVQVGLSLVGTPYRHYTLEIDDRIESPSVNFYAMDCWTFYEISLAFARMLHYDEKLWTPQTLLKLIEIERYRNGECTGSYLSRIHFLEELFVDNQKRGLLVDKTRSLHGVPIHREVKEMTAGWHQYRYLRNNPSLLPAMARIEKRVSQLNVYHIPKNRVRAIEPKISNGDIIAITTHDPHSYTSHVGIAYRDPKGILRFLHASSTHHEVYLDKRLSDYLSSIPSDAGIIVVEPKEIPVELLYHYPSQQ from the coding sequence GTGGGGGTCAGTCAGAAAAAAACCGTTTTTTTCCTTCTTTTGATTTTAACTTTTGCCTTTAGAGAAAGCTACGGAAATATTTTTCTTCCTCCTTCTAGAGTATTCGTCGGAAAAGAAAAATTCGAGCAGTTAATCAAGCTTGCCAAAGAAAAAGATTGGGCTTCACTTCCCTTAGGTGAAAGGATCGTGCAAGTGGGACTTTCTTTAGTGGGTACTCCTTACCGTCATTATACCCTTGAAATCGATGATCGGATAGAGTCGCCTTCAGTCAATTTCTATGCCATGGATTGTTGGACTTTCTATGAGATCAGCTTGGCTTTTGCCCGAATGCTTCATTACGATGAAAAACTCTGGACTCCTCAAACTTTGCTCAAGCTTATAGAAATCGAGCGATACAGGAACGGAGAGTGTACGGGCAGTTACCTTTCCCGTATACACTTCTTAGAAGAACTTTTTGTCGATAACCAGAAAAGAGGCCTGCTCGTCGACAAAACCAGAAGTCTCCACGGCGTACCCATCCATAGGGAGGTCAAGGAAATGACTGCCGGCTGGCACCAATACCGCTACCTGCGCAACAATCCTTCCTTGCTACCGGCAATGGCTCGGATAGAAAAAAGGGTATCTCAACTTAATGTCTATCACATCCCAAAAAATCGCGTCCGAGCTATTGAACCCAAAATTTCAAACGGAGATATCATCGCTATTACTACCCATGACCCCCATTCCTATACTTCTCATGTCGGTATCGCTTATAGAGACCCAAAGGGTATTCTTCGGTTCTTACATGCTTCTTCCACCCATCACGAGGTTTACCTCGATAAGCGGCTTTCCGATTACTTGTCGTCTATTCCCAGTGATGCAGGGATTATCGTTGTTGAGCCGAAGGAGATCCCTGTTGAGTTGCTTTATCACTATCCTTCCCAGCAATGA
- a CDS encoding ArsR/SmtB family transcription factor has translation MDNSTALSILNALAHQTRIEIFKLLIKAGPKGCCPGELAEKLGVPLTTLSFHLHHLKNSTLLKATQKGRQIIYCADFGKIAELIGFLLEDCCGKDLQSLIPFFCKATEEKEISKLKTLNP, from the coding sequence ATGGACAACTCTACAGCTTTATCCATATTGAATGCGTTAGCTCACCAGACGCGTATCGAGATTTTCAAGTTGCTCATTAAAGCGGGTCCAAAGGGCTGTTGTCCAGGTGAACTTGCTGAAAAGCTTGGAGTTCCTTTGACAACCCTTTCTTTTCATCTTCACCATTTGAAAAATTCAACCCTTCTAAAAGCCACCCAAAAAGGAAGGCAAATTATCTATTGTGCCGATTTTGGCAAGATTGCTGAACTCATTGGCTTTTTACTTGAAGATTGCTGTGGGAAAGATTTGCAGTCATTGATCCCTTTTTTCTGCAAGGCGACCGAAGAAAAAGAAATTTCTAAGTTAAAGACACTGAACCCATGA